GCCTGTAGCGAGGCGACGGCGGCGACAGCGGCAGTTTCTACCCGCAACAGCCGGGGGCCCAGGGTAACGGCCCGGAAGCCGGCGGCAACGGCGGCGCGCTCCTCCTCCTCGGTAAGGCCGGGCCGCGGACCGATCAGGGCGTAGATCGGCCGCCGCGGCCATGGCGAGAGCGCGGCCAAACCAGTACCGCCGGAGGGCGCAAACAAAAGCCGCACCGCGGCAGCCGGCAGGCGCCGCAACCATTGCGTCAAGGCGACAGGAGGAAACACCGTCGGCGGGCATGCCCGGCCGCAACGTTGCGCGACTTCGGCGGCAGACCACTGCCAGCGCACGGAAGTGTGCTGCGTGGCGCGCCGTATTCCCCGCGTACAAAGTAGCGGCGCAACCGAACAGACGCCGAGTTCGGTTAACTGCCCTATCGCCCAGTCCATCCTGGCTCTCTCGAAAATGCCCTGACCGATATGGATCTCGGGACAGACCCCCGCGGAACGCGCTGCGCCGCCGGACCTGGCGCCAGCTGCGAGCCGTCGAACCACCAGCAGGCGCCTCTATCTCCCGGCGGCCCGCTTTTCGCCCCTGCCGGAGAACAAAAGGCGATGCGGGGCGATGCGCCCGTCGTCCAGTATCCGGCCCATACCGAGGAAGCGATCCCGGCAATCATAAAGCCGGACCAGACCCTCCGTGGGGGAGTTGGGCACCAGCACTGCCTGTCCCTGGCGCAGGTACCAGATCAGGCTGCTCTGGTCCAAAGAGACGGCAGGGTACGCAGCCACCGCCCGATCCAATTTCAGCAGCAATGGGTCCAGGGCCTGCGCCCCCTTGCCCTCCAGTTCCCGCAACCGTTGCAAAGACACCATCTGCTCCTCGCGGAAGGGCCCAGCCTCCAGGCGGCGCAAGGCGCACACATGGCCGCCGCAGCCCAGGCGCTTGCCGATATCCTCAACCAAAGTGCGGATGTAGGTGCCTTTCGAGCAGCGCACCTGCAATTCCATGCCCTGCTCCTCCAGGGAAAGCAACCGCAATTCTCGGATGACGACCCGGCGCGGCGGCCGCTCTACCTCAAGTCCCTGGCGCGCCAACTGGTAGAGGCGCTTCCCCTGGTGCTTAAGCGCCGAGTACATGGGAGGGATCTGCTCGATCTCGCCACGGAAGTTCGCCAACGTCCGCTCTACATCGGCACTCCGCAGCCGGGGAACGGGGCGCTCGGCGACGAGCTCGCCGTCGCTGTCGCCGGTGGTGGTAGTCTTACCCAGCCGGCAAGCGACCCGGTACAACTTATCCGCCGCCAACAGGAAGCCGGACATCTTGGTGGCTTCGCCGAAGCAGACCGGCAACATGCCGGTAGCCACCATGTCCAGACTGCCGGTATGCCCGGCTTTGCGGGCACGGTAAATGGCCTTGACCACTTGCAGGGCGTCGTTGGAAGTAAAGCCGACCGGCTTGTCCAGAGGCAGAATGCCATGCACGTCCCGGCGGCGGTTCATTGGCGCGGTGATTGCCTTCCTCCCTCCTTGTATCGCTACCCCCCCTGGCGAATGCGAGCACGCACCATATCACGCGGCCCGTATGGCGTACACCGCAATATATGGCGGCGCCAGCCGTTACGCAATCGCAGGGAAGCAAAGCGGATCTCTTATTCCGCTATTCCCTCATTTTTCCCA
This genomic interval from Gammaproteobacteria bacterium contains the following:
- a CDS encoding RsmE family RNA methyltransferase, which codes for MVRRLAAGARSGGAARSAGVCPEIHIGQGIFERARMDWAIGQLTELGVCSVAPLLCTRGIRRATQHTSVRWQWSAAEVAQRCGRACPPTVFPPVALTQWLRRLPAAAVRLLFAPSGGTGLAALSPWPRRPIYALIGPRPGLTEEEERAAVAAGFRAVTLGPRLLRVETAAVAAVASLQAVAGDFARDFA
- the truB gene encoding tRNA pseudouridine(55) synthase TruB, yielding MNRRRDVHGILPLDKPVGFTSNDALQVVKAIYRARKAGHTGSLDMVATGMLPVCFGEATKMSGFLLAADKLYRVACRLGKTTTTGDSDGELVAERPVPRLRSADVERTLANFRGEIEQIPPMYSALKHQGKRLYQLARQGLEVERPPRRVVIRELRLLSLEEQGMELQVRCSKGTYIRTLVEDIGKRLGCGGHVCALRRLEAGPFREEQMVSLQRLRELEGKGAQALDPLLLKLDRAVAAYPAVSLDQSSLIWYLRQGQAVLVPNSPTEGLVRLYDCRDRFLGMGRILDDGRIAPHRLLFSGRGEKRAAGR